A DNA window from Brenneria izadpanahii contains the following coding sequences:
- a CDS encoding TolC family outer membrane protein: protein MPYNKYRLSTLFFITVFSNYSHADTIQDAIKHSLNTHPEVSASINSRFSAEHDLSAAKGGYLPSVTLNAGIGREETDSVSTRASGDHRVDLNRSESGISVSQMVFDGFATPSEVGRQRATVNSRAYKVLTASESTALDAVQVYLDVLQRQEFVRLAEINLASHERIYDQIKLRSEQGVGRLADMEQAEARLAQARNNVLTEKTNLDDARTNYYSVVGKEPEHLTIPSASTITLPASLEEARRIMLANNPSLKSAESDIEATEKQYEAAKSSFYPRVDIELARNMDNNIDGARGHNNEWQAMVRMRYNLYEGGSRKNRMESKAYQIKEAQDIRNNALRQLNEELRLSWSALNNARQQLPIAAEYADRSMRVRTAYQKQFSLGERTLLDLLDSENELFTAQRRLVEVRFIALFTEYRIKSRMGDLLNSLSIPAPAAGSSLTNVTTHAELPGLN, encoded by the coding sequence ATGCCTTATAATAAATATAGATTATCTACTTTGTTTTTCATTACGGTTTTTAGTAATTACTCCCATGCTGATACTATTCAGGACGCAATTAAACATTCGCTCAACACCCATCCTGAAGTCAGCGCCTCAATTAATAGCCGTTTCTCTGCGGAACATGACTTAAGTGCCGCCAAAGGGGGATATCTCCCTTCCGTAACGTTGAATGCAGGAATCGGTCGCGAAGAAACGGATAGCGTTTCCACTCGCGCCAGCGGCGATCATAGAGTCGATCTGAATCGCAGTGAATCCGGCATCAGCGTAAGCCAGATGGTTTTTGACGGCTTCGCCACCCCAAGTGAGGTTGGGCGGCAACGCGCTACGGTCAACTCCCGCGCCTATAAAGTATTAACCGCCAGTGAAAGCACCGCATTAGATGCCGTGCAGGTTTATCTTGATGTGTTGCAGCGCCAGGAGTTTGTACGCCTCGCAGAAATCAATCTCGCCAGCCATGAACGTATTTACGATCAGATAAAACTGCGCAGCGAGCAAGGCGTCGGCCGTCTTGCCGATATGGAACAGGCGGAGGCCCGTCTAGCCCAGGCCCGCAATAACGTATTGACGGAAAAAACCAACCTGGATGATGCTCGGACCAATTACTACAGCGTAGTTGGTAAGGAGCCGGAGCATCTGACCATTCCTAGCGCTTCCACCATCACGCTGCCGGCTTCTCTGGAAGAAGCGCGGCGTATCATGCTGGCAAATAACCCGTCATTGAAATCCGCCGAGTCCGACATTGAAGCGACTGAAAAACAGTACGAGGCGGCAAAATCCTCTTTTTATCCGCGGGTAGATATTGAATTGGCTCGCAATATGGATAACAACATTGATGGCGCTCGCGGTCACAACAACGAATGGCAGGCGATGGTAAGAATGCGCTATAACCTGTACGAAGGCGGCAGCAGAAAAAACCGCATGGAGTCAAAGGCTTATCAAATCAAAGAAGCTCAGGATATAAGGAACAACGCCCTGCGCCAACTCAATGAAGAGCTCCGCCTGTCCTGGTCCGCGTTAAATAACGCTCGTCAGCAGCTTCCTATTGCCGCAGAGTATGCCGATCGCAGCATGCGGGTGCGTACCGCTTACCAGAAACAGTTCAGCCTGGGCGAAAGAACGCTGTTAGACTTACTGGACAGTGAAAATGAGCTATTTACCGCACAGCGCCGCCTGGTGGAAGTCCGATTTATAGCGCTATTTACCGAATATCGGATAAAATCACGCATGGGTGATTTACTGAATAGTTTATCGATTCCAGCGCCGGCGGCAGGTAGTAGCCTGACTAACGTGACGACTCACGCAGAGTTACCCGGATTAAATTAA